One window of Populus nigra chromosome 5, ddPopNigr1.1, whole genome shotgun sequence genomic DNA carries:
- the LOC133694450 gene encoding PH, RCC1 and FYVE domains-containing protein 1-like, producing MADLVSYGNAERDIEQALIALKKGSQLLKYGRKGKPKFCPFRLSNDETSLIWTSSGGERSLKLASIYKIIPGQRTAVFQRYLRPEKDYLSFSLIYNNGKRSLDLICKDKVEAEVWIAGLKALISSSQDGRSKIDGWSDGGLYLDDGRDLTSNSASDSSVSISRDISSPEISVSLNPNTSPKNFWPESSLHSDRSHVASENTNMQVKGSGSDAFRVSVSSAPSTSSHGSAPDDCDALGDVYIWGEVLCSVKVGADKNTSYLSTRADVFLPRPLESNVVLDVHHIACGVRHAAMVTRQGEVFTWGEESGGRLGHGAGKDVIQPCLVESLAATTVDFVACGEFHSCAVTMAGELYTWGDGTHNAGLLGHGTDVSHWIPKRISGPLEGLQVASVTCGPWHTALVTSMGQLFTFGDGTFGVLGHGNRENVAYPREVESLAGLRTIAVACGVWHTAAVVEVIVTQSSSSASSGKLFTWGDGDKNRLGHGDKEPRLEPTCVPALIDYNFHKIACGHSLTVGLTTSGHVFTMGSTVYGQLGNTYADGKVPRMVKDKLYGESVEEIACGAYHVAALTSRNEVYTWGKGANGRLGHGDGEDRKTPTIVEALKDRHVKYIACGANYSAAICFHKWVSGSEQSQCSSCRQAFGFTRKRHNCYNCGLVHCHSCSSRKATRAALAPNPSKPYRVCDTCFVKLNKMSEPSNTNRRNAGPRLSGENKDRLDKADLRLSKSTPPSNLDLIKQLDTKAAKQGKKADTFSLVRSSQAPSLLQLKDVVLSSAIDLRPMVSKPVLTPSGVSSRSVSPFSRRPSPPRSATPVPTMSGLSFTKSIADSLKKTNELLNQEALKLRTQVESLRQRCEFQELELQKSAKKIQEAMAVAAEESAKSKAAKDVIKSLTAQLKDMAERLPPGVYDAESMKLSYLPNGLETNGIHYPDTNGGRHSRSDSIRGTSLASPTRSDSTSINGTLSIAQSFRDSPVPNGRDDHLAARLSNGGGGVQPSGNSMSEAIDGKEPWSPQDGDNGMKSRDSSLVPNGNQVEAGWIEQYEPGVYITLVALRDGTRDLKRVRFSRRRFGEHQAETWWSENREKVYEKYNVKGSDKSSVTGQAARRSEGGMSSSSIP from the exons ATGGCAGATCTTGTTAGCTACGGTAATGCCGAACGTGACATCGAGCAG GCGTTAATTGCTTTGAAGAAGGGCTCTCAACTTTTGAAATATGGTCGCAAGGGAAAGCCAAAGTTTTGTCCGTTTAGACTTTCTAAT GATGAAACAAGTTTGATCTGGACTTCAAGTGGTGGTGAAAGAAGTTTGAAGTTAGcctcaatttataaaattattccaGGAcaaagaact GCTGTTTTCCAAAGATATCTTCGCCCTGAAAAGGACTATTTATCATTTTCTCTTATATACAACAACGGGAAGCGGTCCCTCGATCTG ATTTGCAAGGACAAAGTTGAGGCGGAGGTGTGGATTGCAGGCTTAAAGGCATTAATATCCTCCAGTCAAGATGGGCGCTCCAAAATTGATGGATGGAGTGATGGAGGCCTCTACCTTGAT GATGGCAGAGATTTAACATCAAATAGTGCTAGTGACAGTTCTGTTAGTATTTCGCGTGATATTAGCTCTCCAGAGATTTCTGTCAGTTTGAACCCAAATACATCTCCGAAGAATTTTTGGCCTGAGAGTTCTCTGCATTCTGATCGGTCACATGTAGCATCAGAAAACACAAATATGCAAGTCAAAGGATCTGGTTCAGATGCTTTTAGAGTTAGTGTTTCCAGTGCTCCCAGCACTTCCAGTCATGGTTCTGCTCCTGATGATTGTGATGCTTTAGGTGATGTATACATATGGGGTGAGGTCTTATGTTCTGTTAAGGTTGGGGCTGATAAGAACACCAGTTATTTAAGCACTAGAGCTGATGTGTTTCTTCCCAGGCCTTTAGAATCTAATGTAGTTTTGGATGTACATCATATAGCCTGTGGAGTCAGACATGCTGCCATGGTCACAAGGCAGGGTGAAGTTTTTACATGGGGTGAAGAATCTGGTGGGAGGCTTGGCCATGGTGCTGGGAAAGATGTTATTCAACCTTGCTTGGTTGAATCTTTGGCAGCGACTACTGTTGACTTTGTAGCATGTGGAGAATTCCATTCTTGTGCTGTTACAATGGCTGGGGAACTCTATACATGGGGAGATGGGACGCACAATGCTGGGCTTCTTGGTCATGGCACTGATGTCAGTCACTGGATACCCAAGAGAATCTCTGGTCCTCTTGAGGGTCTTCAAGTTGCTTCTGTAACATGTGGTCCATGGCATACAGCCTTGGTGACATCAATGGGGCAGCTTTTTACATTTGGTGATGGAACATTCGGTGTCTTAGGCCATGGCAACAGAGAAAATGTTGCATATCCTAGAGAAGTAGAATCACTTGCTGGGTTGAGGACAATTGCTGTTGCTTGTGGAGTGTGGCATACCGCTGCTGTAGTGGAGGTTATTGTCACTCAATCAAGTTCCAGTGCTTCGTCTGGAAAATTGTTTACCTGGGGTGACGGAGACAAAAATCGTCTTGGACATGGTGACAAAGAACCTCGACTTGAACCCACATGCGTGCCAGCATTGATTGATTACAATTTTCACAAAATTGCTTGTGGACATAGTTTAACTGTTGGCTTGACCACGTCAGGACATGTTTTCACAATGGGCAGTACTGTTTATGGTCAGCTTGGGAATACTTATGCTGATGGGAAGGTGCCTCGCATGGTAAAAGATAAACTTTATGGAGAATCTGTTGAAGAAATTGCCTGTGGTGCATATCATGTAGCAGCTTTGACATCCAGGAACGAGGTTTATACCTGGGGAAAGGGTGCCAATGGCAGGTTGGGCCATGGAGATGGTGAAGATCGAAAAACACCTACTATAGTTGAAGCTTTGAAGGATAGACATGTGAAATATATTGCATGCGGTGCGAACTATTCTGCAGCTATATGCTTCCATAAATGGGTATCCGGTTCTGAGCAGTCCCAGTGTTCGTCCTGCAGACAGGCTTTTGGATTTACTCGGAAAAGGCACAACTGCTACAATTGTGGACTTGTTCACTGCCATTCATGCAGTTCCAGAAAAGCAACAAGAGCAGCCTTAGCTCCTAACCCCAGCAAACCATATCGTGTCTGTGATACCTGTTTTGTCAAACTAAATAAGATGTCAGAACCTAGTAACACTAACAGGAGAAATGCTGGACCTCGCCTTTCCGGTGAAAACAAAGACAGGTTGGACAAGGCTGATTTAAGGTTGTCGAAGTCTACACCGCCTTCAAACCTGGATTTGATTAAGCAACTAGATACCAAAGCAGccaaacaaggaaagaaagctGATACGTTTTCTCTTGTTCGGTCATCTCAAGCACCTTCTTTGTTACAGCTGAAAGATGTTGTTTTGTCCAGTGCTATTGATCTGCGACCAATGGTTTCCAAACCTGTTCTTACGCCATCCGGAGTGAGTTCCAGGTCCGTGTCACCTTTTTCAAGGAGACCTAGCCCTCCACGTTCTGCAACACCTGTTCCAACGATGTCAGGACTTTCCTTCACCAAAAGTATAGCTGATAGTctgaagaaaacaaatgaactTTTGAATCAAGAAGCGCTTAAGTTGCGTACACAG GTTGAGAGCCTGAGACAGAGATGTGAATTCCAAGAATTAGAACTTCAGAAATCTGCGAAGAAGATACAAGAAGCTATGGCAGTAGCTGCCGAAGAGTCAGCTAAGTCTAAAGCTGCAAAAGATGTTATAAAATCACTTACTGCACAG CTCAAGGATATGGCTGAGAGGCTGCCGCCTGGGGTCTATGATGCTGAGAGCATGAAACTGTCTTACCTACCAAATGGTTTGGAGACAAATGGCATTCATTATCCTGATACAAATGGAGGGCGGCATTCAAGATCCGATTCTATAAGAGGAACTTCTTTGGCTTCCCCGACAAGAAGCGACTCCACTTCAATAAATGGAACTCTAAGTATCGCTCAATCATTCCGGGATTCACCTGTACCCAATGGGAGGGATGACCATCTGGCTGCTAGACTGTCCAATGGTGGTGGAGGGGTTCAGCCAAGTGGTAATAGTATGTCAGAGGCGATTGATGGTAAGGAACCTTGGTCCCCTCAAGATGGTGATAATGGTATGAAATCTAGGGATTCATCATTGGTTCCTAACGGGAATCAAGTTGAGGCTGGGTGGATTGAACAGTATGAGCCAGGAGTGTATATTACTCTTGTTGCCCTGCGTGATGGAACTAGAGATCTCAAACGAGTGCGCTTCAG TCGGAGAAGATTTGGGGAGCACCAAGCAGAAACTTGGTGGTCGGAGAATCGTGAAAAAGTGTATGAGAAGTACAATGTTAAAGGTTCAGACAAATCATCAGTTACTGGCCAGGCAGCACGTAGATCAGAGGGAGGCATGTCCTCTTCTTCTATACCTTAG
- the LOC133694336 gene encoding U-box domain-containing protein 28-like: protein MGRDELCITVPSLFHCPISLDVMNSPVSLCTGVSYDRSSIQHWLDSGHDTCPATMQVLSSKDFVPNLTLRRLINLWTSSNSSPSTADLEEKVMAWIEEINNAKPERCLDSIVEFASRGEVNRSLLASFDGFLETIVGVLSINGMQIRVLESVVRILSLILLENGVNEKLHKLILKLSSNSSCLPSFISILRNGSLESKMACFTVLESVTTNNESKRFIAGVENNFLPVIIHLIKIDNDNQELHDVVLSFLIAVSVTRSIKSQLVQLGIVEVLSNMMSSKNAAISVVEKSLKILSMVCTCADGQSALSGDQKCVGAIVERLMKVSKTATEDAVVVLWSMCCLFRDEKVVEKVARSNGVTKVLLVMQSEVGEGNYVRRMCGDLIKVLRFGCKNVGGFSGAVSYETKTTHIMPC, encoded by the coding sequence atgggGAGAGACGAACTCTGCATAACCGTACCCAGTCTTTTTCACTGTCCGATTTCTCTCGACGTAATGAACTCTCCCGTGAGTCTCTGCACCGGCGTCTCATACGATCGCTCCAGTATCCAACACTGGCTCGACTCCGGTCACGACACCTGTCCTGCCACCATGCAAGTCCTCTCCTCCAAGGACTTTGTTCCTAACCTCACTCTCCGCCGCCTTATCAACCTCTGGACCTCCTCGAACTCCTCTCCCTCTACTGCAGATTTGGAAGAGAAGGTTATGGCTTGGATTGAAGAAATTAACAACGCAAAACCCGAGAGGTGTTTGGATTCGATTGTGGAGTTTGCTAGTCGTGGAGAGGTGAACAGAAGTCTTTTGGCAAGTTTTGATGGTTTTTTGGAGACTATCGTTGGTGTTTTGAGCATAAATGGCATGCAAATTCGTGTTTTGGAGTCGGTTGTCAGGATCTTAAGTTTAATTTTGCTTGAAAACGGAGTCAACGAAAAATTGCACAAACTAATCCTCAAATTATCTTCGAACTCGAGTTGTTTACCTTCATTTATTTCTATTCTGCGAAATGGGAGTTTAGAGTCCAAGATGGCATGCTTCACTGTTTTAGAATCAGTTACTACAAACAACGAATCAAAGCGATTCATTGCAGGAGTGGAGAACAACTTCTTGCCTGTTATAATTCATCTCATCAAAATAGATAACGACAACCAAGAGTTACACGACGTGGTTTTATCGTTCTTGATTGCGGTTTCTGTGACTCGCTCCATCAAGTCACAGCTGGTTCAACTCGGAATCGTCGAAGTTTTATCTAACATGATGTCGAGCAAAAACGCTGCCATTTCTGTCGTGGAGAAGTCACTGAAGATATTGTCAATGGTTTGCACGTGTGCGGATGGACAGTCAGCGCTAAGCGGTGACCAGAAATGTGTGGGGGCAATAGTGGAGAGACTAATGAAGGTCTCAAAAACGGCAACGGAGGATGCCGTGGTGGTGCTGTGGAGCATGTGTTGTTTGTTCAGGGATGAGAAGGTGGTGGAGAAAGTGGCGAGGAGTAACGGAGTGACAAAAGTATTGCTGGTTATGCAAAGTGAAGTAGGGGAAGGGAATTATGTAAGGAGGATGTGTGGTGACTTGATCAAGGTTTTGAGATTTGGGTGTAAGAATGTTGGTGGATTTAGTGGGGCGGTGAGCTATGAGACCAAAACTACACATATCatgccttgttaa
- the LOC133695393 gene encoding protein MITOFERRINLIKE 1, chloroplastic — METNLCASLGLPSPNSQNHHNPAIQTDFTNLFTQFSSLILIKNPEKPTKTRNKTTLPFASNSLNSQIFAPKSPKWVQSTSRNSPKVQSLMKNLSVFERALIGAGGGGIAGAFTYVCLHPLDTIKTKLQTKGASQIYKNTLDAVIKTFQDKGILGFYSGVSAVIVGSTASSAVYFGTCEFGKSILSKFEKYPSVLIPPTAGAMGNIVSSAIMVPKELITQQMQAGAKGRSWEVLLRILENDGILGLYAGYSATLLRNLPAGVLSYSSFEYLKAAVLTKTKKNSLLPIESVSCGALAGAISASLTTPLDVVKTRLMTQMNKDVVDKAAAAMYSGVSATVKQILTEEGWVGFTRGMGPRVVHSACFSALGYFAFETARLTILHRYLRHKELRKLDAAPT, encoded by the coding sequence ATGGAGACAAATCTGTGTGCATCTCTAGGCCTCCCATCTCCAAACTCTCAAAATCACCACAACCCAGCAATCCAAACTGACTTCACTAACCTCTTCACTCAATTCTCCTCTCTTATATTGattaaaaacccagaaaaaccgACCAAAACCCGCAATAAAACCACCCTCCCATTTGCCTCAAACTCCTTAAATTCCCAGATTTTCGCACCAAAAAGCCCAAAATGGGTCCAATCCACCTCAAGAAACAGCCCCAAAGTCCAATCTTTAATGAAAAACCTCTCTGTTTTTGAGAGAGCACTTATAGGAGCAGGCGGCGGCGGCATAGCTGGTGCATTTACTTATGTGTGTCTGCACCCGCTTGATACAATTAAAACGAAGTTGCAAACAAAGGGTGCATCTcagatttataaaaatacacttgATGCTGTGATTAAGACCTTTCAAGATAAAGGGATTTTGGGGTTTTATAGTGGTGTATCTGCTGTTATTGTGGGTTCTACTGCATCTTCAGCCGTGTATTTTGGTACTTGTGAGTTTGGTAAATCAATTTTGTCAAAATTTGAGAAGTACCCATCTGTGCTTATCCCTCCAACTGCTGGTGCAATGGGCAATATTGTGTCATCAGCAATAATGGTGCCTAAAGAATTGATTACGCAGCAAATGCAAGCTGGTGCAAAGGGGAGATCTTGGGAAGTTTTGCTGAGAATTTTGGAAAACGATGGTATCTTGGGTCTTTATGCAGGGTATTCTGCTACTTTGTTAAGGAATTTGCCTGCTGGTGTTCTGAGTTATTCTTCATTCGAGTATTTAAAAGCTGCTGTTTTGACTAAGACTAAAAAGAACAGTTTGCTGCCAATTGAAAGTGTGAGCTGTGGGGCACTGGCTGGGGCTATTTCAGCGTCTTTAACCACACCACTTGATGTGGTTAAGACCAGGTTGATGACCCAAATGAATAAGGACGTTGTGGATAAGGCTGCAGCTGCAATGTATAGTGGTGTTTCGGCGACAGTGAAGCAGATTTTGACGGAGGAAGGGTGGGTAGGTTTTACTAGGGGAATGGGTCCTAGAGTGGTTCATAGTGCTTGCTTTTCGGCTTTGGGATACTTTGCATTTGAGACTGCAAGGCTTACTATCTTGCATCGGTACTTGAGGCACAAGGAGTTGCGCAAGTTGGATGCTGCTCCTACTTGA